In Agelaius phoeniceus isolate bAgePho1 chromosome 33, bAgePho1.hap1, whole genome shotgun sequence, the DNA window atccccccaaaaaaagccaaaaaaaacccccaaaattcccaccaaaatcacccaaaattccccattttttaccccaattttCACTTTCCCCTGAAAATTTCGACCACGCCCCCTTTAGGCCACGCCCACTCACAAATCCGCGCCCTCACGCTTTAGGCCACGCCCTGCCGCCATTTTGAAACCccaatttcttcattttttgccccattttcacccaattttttacatttcccccccaaattccaacCCCAAACCTTCCAAATTTAAGCCACGCCCCTCGCGACCACACCCACTCCTAAACCACGCCCTATGTTTTAGGCCACGCCCCCTCCGCCATTTTGaaaccccaatttccccatttttggcccCATTTTCACCCAGTTTTTtgcatttcccccccaaatccccacccaaAACCCTCCAAATTTAAACCACGCCCCCTTCAGACCACACCCACTCCTAAACCACGCCCCTACGCTTTAAGCCACGCCCTCCCACCATTTTGAAACCccaatttcttcatttttcacccattttcaCCCAGTTTTTtacatttccccccaaatcccaaccccaatccACTCCTAATTTAAACCACGCCCTCACTCCCAAAGCCACGCCCCCTCCGCCATTTTGAACCCCCGTTTTCCTCCTAATTTCCTcaatttcctcctttttccgCCCAGTTTTTtgcatttccccccaaattccaacCCAAATCACTCCTAATTTAAACCACGCCCCCCACTCCCAAAGCCACGCCCCCTCCGCCATTTTTAAACCCCATTTTCCTCctaatttccccatttttcaccccattttcaccccattttttgcatttcccccccaaatcccaacccaAAACCCTCCAAAATTAAGCCACGCCCCTTTTGACCACACCCACTCCTAAACCACGCCACTACGCTTTAAGCCACGCCCCCTCCGCCATTTTGAAACCccaatttcctcatttttcaccccattttcacccaattttttacatttcccccccaaatcccaaccccaatccACTCCTAATTTAAACCACGCCCCTCACTCCCAAAGCCACGCCCCCTCCGCCATTTTGAAACCCCGTTTTCCTCCTAATTTCCTcaatttcctcctttttccgccccgttttttttcattttccgcCCCCAAACTTCGCCTGCTGGTTAAGCCCCGCCTCCCCCCTTCCGGCCCCGCCCACTCACGCGCTGTCGGGGGGCGGGGACGCGGCCGCCACCTTGCGGTAGCAGTAGAGCATCTCGGCGGCGAGCCAGAGCGTCAGCACCACGATCAGCACGTACATCAGGATCTCGGACACGATGGACGCCAGGTCCCGCCGCGCttcaggggggaaaaggggggacaaaaaaattcccaaaaccctcaggaattgtccccaaaatgttcccaaaaaaatccccaaagatccccaaaaaaatcccggAAAATTGCGCGGTTTTGGAGGCAAAATTGCTCGTTTTGGGGTTAAGCCACGCCCATTGCGGCCTAAGCCACGCCCACTTGCTGCCTTATATGGGTGTGGAGCCCTCCCAGTGCTCGCCAGCAGCTTCCAGTGAggcccagtttgatcccagtttgatcccagtttGGTCTCAGTGCCCTCCCAGTACAATCCCAGTGCTTCCAGTTTGACCCCAGTTTGGTCCCAGCCCCCCCAGTTTGGTCCCAGTTtggtcccagtgctcccagtttggtcccagtcccctcccagtttgatcccagtccggTCCCAGCTTgatcccagtttgatcccagtcccctcccagtttgatcccagcgCTCCCATTGATCTCCCAATGCCCTCCCAGTAAcgcccagtgctcccagtatgatTGAAATGTGATCCCAGTGATTCCCAGTGATTCCCAGTCCCCCTCAATGAACTCCCAGTGTCTCCCCCTGGTGGCGGCTTTGGGAACTGCAGCacctcccagcacctcccagttcatcccagtccatcccggTTCCCCTTTAATCCCTTCCAGCTCCATTCcactccctcccagtcccttccaaccacatcccagtaactcccagtttatcccagtccctcccagtccctttCTCCACCACGGCCAGCCCCAGGGTCTGGTTCCTGGACAGGCTGTAGGTGTAACCCAATtccctcccagtaactcccagtaactcccagtccctcccagttccctcccagttcccctcAATGAACTCCCAGTGTCTCCCcctggtggcagctttgggaacTGCAGCGtcctcccagcacctcccagtaattcccagtccctcccagttcatcccagttctCCTTTAATCCCTCCCACCTCCGTTTTACTTCCCTCCAACTCcattccagtccctcccagtccctcccaaccacatcccagtaactcccagtccctcccagttcatcccagttcccCTTTAATCCCTCCTACCTCCATTTTACTTTCCTCCAACTCcattccagtccctcccagtcccttccaaccaactcccagtaactcccagtccatcccagtcccttccaaccacatcccagtaactcccagtgcctcccagtttatcccagtgcctcccagcaCCTTTCTCCACCACGGCCAGCCGCAGGGTCTGGTTCCTGGCCAGGCTGTAGGTGTAGCCCTCGAAGGTCAGGTTGCGTTTCAGCCGGCACACGTACTGCCCGGCGTGGCTGCGCTTCACCTCCATCAGCCACACCGACAGGTCCTGCAGGTCCCGCGTGCCCCGCGAGCCGTTCCAGGAGATCACCCCGAAAAACGGCCCAGGAGCCACCCACTCGCCCTCCTCGGGGCTGTAGTGCAGGATCTGCACCGGTGAAAACCAGTgaaaaccagtaaaaaccagtaaaGGTTGGTGGGAAGGGATTGGAAATGGGCTTGGCTCAGTGGCACCCTCTGGTGGTTGAGTTTGGTGTTGCAATTGTGGCGCAAGTAATTCCCAGTAGCGCCCAGTTTAGCCCAGTGACTCCCAGTATGGCCCTGGGGCTCTCTAGGGGCTCTCCAGTagctcccagtgcctcccagtaactcccaattcatcccagtccatcccaatgAACTCCCAGTatttccccagctcccccttGTGGTGGCTTTGGGAactgcagcctcctcccagttcatcccagtaattcccaattcattccagtccctcccaattccctcccagttcccctcAATGAACTCCCAGTgtttccccagctccccctggTGGTGCCATTGGGAACTGCAGCgtcctcccagtccctcccagtctatcccaatcccatcccaatcccctcccagtttatcccagtttgtCCTAATCCTTCCCAATTTGTCCCAATTCCCTCCCAGTGTTTCCCCGGCTCCCCCTGGTGGCGCCTTTGGGACCTGCAGCatcctcccagttcccccagtccctcccagtttattccaatcccatcccagtcaCCCCCAGTTtgtcccaatcccctcccagtttatcccaatCCTCCTCAGTTCCCTCCCAGCGtttccccagctccccccgGTGGTGCCATTGGGAACTGCAGCAtcctcccagtaactcccagtccatcccaatcCTCCTCAATTCCCTCCCATTGTTTCCGCGGCTCCCCCTGGTGGCGCCTTTGGGACCTGCAGCatcctcccagttcctcccagtccctcccagtttatcccaatcccatcccagttcgtcccagtcccccccagtccatcccaatcccatcccagtcaCCCCCAGTTtgtcccaatcccctcccagtccctcccagtccctctcagtcattcccaatcccctcccagtccctcccagttgatcccaatcccatcccagtccctcccagtccctcccagtgcctcccagtgaCCTTCTCGAACTGGGGGGCCCCCTCAGGACGGAAGAACCACTCGCTCTCGGCCTCGGCCGGGGTCTCGCTGCGGCGCTTGCAGGCGATGCAGAGCAGCCGGAACGGCGCCCCCAGCACGGCCTCGGTGCCCGAGGCCACCTCCACGCACCCCCCCAGGGCCCCCGAaactgcagggaggggggaaaaagatgggggggaggggggtcaGGAGAGAATTCCAGAATTTTCccgaaattcccaaaaaatttgGTGAAAATCCGTTGAAATTTGATGGAAATTTGGtccaaaaatccacccagaaatggttaaaattgacccaaaattgacccaaaatgCACCCCCAGGACTCCCAAAATTGTGGAGAGGGGAGAGAAGGGGCGGATCAGGAGAGAATTCCCGAATTTTCCCggaattccccaaaaattccccaaaaattcctgtgAAATTCCATTGAAACTGGAACAAAATTTGgtccaaaaatccacccaaaaatggttaaaattgacccaaaatggacccaaagttcagccccaaaatccaaaaaatggggaagaggagaagaggagggtcaggaagaaattcccaaattttccaaaaattccccaaaaattcccccaaaattcctgtgAAATTCTGTTGAAATTTGAATGAAATTTGGTccaaaaaaaccaataaaattgTTAAAATCGACCCAAAGTGGAGTCAAAATCCTCCCCCAGGACCTCAAAATTACAGGGAAGGGGAGAAAGGGGGAGGTCAGGaaggaattcccaaattttcctaaaattcaaaaaaaattccccaaaaaattccccaaaaaaaatccccaaaaattcccgtGAATTTCTGTTGAAATTTGATGGAAATTTggtcaaaaaaaccccattaaaaattgttaaaatcgACCCAAATTTGACCTAAAATCCAGCCCCGAGATGCCAAAAATGGGGTCAGgaagaaattcccaaaatttcccaaaattccccaaaaattcagtgaaattcTGTTGAAATTTGACTGAGATTTGGTCCAAAAAATCACCCAGAAATGGTTaaaattgacccaaaattgacccaaaattgaccccaaatccacccccagaaccccaaaatTGTGGAGAGGGGAGAGAAGGGGGGGGGtcaggaaaaaattcccaaattttcccaaaattcccccaaaaattcctgtgaaattccaataaaatttggtccaaaaatccacccaaagatttggggacatttttggggtcccgggtgacattttggggacattcggggacattttgggggttccaagtaacatttggggacattttgggcgTCCCAGGTGAcatttggggggtcccaggtgaCATTTTGGGCacattttgggatattttggggtcccaggtgaCATTTTAGGACATTTTGGGGGTCTcggtgacatttggggacattttttgACTCCTAGGTGACTTTCGGGGGGGTCCCAGGTGACATTAggggacattttggggtctCAGGTGACATCTGGGCACATTTTAGAGacattttgggggtcccaggtgacatttgggaatattttgagGATCCCAGGTGACATTTTGGGCACATTTAGGCACATTTTGTGGACATTTgtggacattttggggacatttggtgACATTTTGGGGTCCCGGTGACATTCGGGGAGTCCCGAACTCACCCTCGAGGAGCCCGAGGAGCAGCGGCAGCAACATGGCGGCACTTCGGCAATTTCCGGACACCTTCGGCTCTTTCCGGCCCACTTCGTCCCCGGTTCGGCTCTTTCCGACCCTCCCCGCTCTTCCTTCGTCTACTTCCGGCCCGCTTCGCTTACTTCCGGTCCAGTTCGGTTCTTTCCGTCCCACTTCGCTTCTTTCCGGCCCGGTTCGGTTCTTTCCGTACAGCTCCGTCCGCACTTCGCTTATCCCGCTCCCTCTTCGGCTCTTTCCGGACAACTTCGCCTCTTTCCGGCCCGGTTCTGATTTCTCCGGCCTAGTTCGGCCCAGTTGAGCCCAGTTGGGCCCAGTTTGGGCCCAGTTCAGCGTCTCCGGTCCCCCTCGGCCCCCTGCCCGGCCCATGGGCCCCTCCCCCTGCcgcaggaggaggatgaggaggaggaggaggaggaggaagagcccGGGACGGGTCGGAGGAGCCGCTTCAAGGCATGGCCGGACCCTCAGGCGGGTCCGCTTCGGCTCCGCTTCGGCTTTTTTCGCTCCCCGGCCTTCGGCTCTTTCCGCCTCCCGGTTCGCCGGCGTTCGGCTCCGCTTCGGCTCTTTCCGGCTCTTTTCGGCTCCGCTCGGTCCCGGCGCACTGCGGCGCCCGAGGGGGGGGGGGCGGAACCGAGGGATTGACGTCATCGAAGTGGGCGTGGTTTCCACCGAGCCGCTCTGGGCCCcgccccccgatgtccccaaaaGTGTCGCGATGTCGCCAAGGCCACCCCGAGGGGTCCCCGAGGCTGGCGCCGTGTCCTGGGGGCCACAAGGAGAGCCCAGgggtccccaaggtgtccccgtgtccccgaggccacccccgtgtccccaaggtgtccctgaggttgtcccagtgtccccaaggatgtcccagtgtccccaagaGTGTCCCCAGGTCCCTCCCAGCGTCCCCTGtcatgtcccagtgtccccaagggtgtccccaggtcccTCATGGTGTCCCCAactccatcccagtgtccccaggattgtccccaaatcccccccaatgatgtccccaggtccctcccggtgtccccaggtccctcccagtgtccccatgggtgtccccatgtcctcaGGGATGTCCCTATg includes these proteins:
- the LOC129134578 gene encoding uncharacterized protein LOC129134578, coding for MTSIPRFRPPPLGRRSAPGPSGAEKSRKEPKRSRTPANREAERAEGRGAKKAEAEPKRTRLRVRPCLEAAPPTRPGLFLLLLLLLILLLRQGEGPMGRAGGRGGPETLNWAQTGPNWAQLGRTRPEKSEPGRKEAKLSGKSRRGSGISEVRTELYGKNRTGPERSEVGRKEPNWTGSKRSGPEVDEGRAGRVGKSRTGDEVGRKEPKVSGNCRSAAMLLPLLLGLLEVSGALGGCVEVASGTEAVLGAPFRLLCIACKRRSETPAEAESEWFFRPEGAPQFEKILHYSPEEGEWVAPGPFFGVISWNGSRGTRDLQDLSVWLMEVKRSHAGQYVCRLKRNLTFEGYTYSLARNQTLRLAVVEKARRDLASIVSEILMYVLIVVLTLWLAAEMLYCYRKVAAASPPPDSASEYLAITSESKENCGGVQVAE